In one Streptomyces sp. NBC_01288 genomic region, the following are encoded:
- the lhgO gene encoding L-2-hydroxyglutarate oxidase, with protein MADETIGIVGAGIVGLATAREIALRRPGTRVVVLEKEHEVAVHQTGHNSGVVHAGIYYAPGSLKADLCVRGVSILREYCQERGLPYDEIGKLVVAVRQDELGRMENLYERARNNHVPELRRISQEEIKELEPHAGGIAALHSPRTAITDYPAIAREFAKDIEASGGEVKLGFPVTSITNVPGGIEVASGQLRVRVDRLILCAGLHSDAVAKLAQDTREPRIVPFRGEYMLLRPERTNLVRGLIYPVPDPRYPFLGVHFTPRVDGSVEVGPNAVLALAREGYKLSRFSLKDLAGLAAYPGSWKMAAQHWRTGIKEYRGSLSAKAFMKDAKLYVPGVGVSDVVRGGAGVRAQALDPDGTLVDDFRIHQVGRITAVRNAPSPAATASMAIAEHIVGAVFDTPSAH; from the coding sequence ATGGCTGACGAGACGATCGGCATCGTCGGCGCCGGCATCGTGGGCCTGGCCACCGCCCGCGAGATCGCCCTGCGCCGCCCTGGCACCCGGGTCGTGGTCCTGGAGAAGGAACACGAGGTCGCCGTCCACCAGACCGGCCACAACTCCGGGGTCGTACACGCCGGCATCTACTACGCGCCGGGCAGCCTCAAGGCCGACCTGTGCGTGCGCGGCGTATCGATCCTGCGCGAGTACTGCCAGGAGCGCGGGCTGCCGTACGACGAGATCGGCAAGCTCGTAGTGGCCGTACGCCAGGACGAGTTGGGCCGGATGGAGAACCTCTACGAGCGGGCCAGGAACAACCACGTGCCCGAACTCCGCAGGATCTCCCAGGAGGAGATCAAGGAGCTGGAGCCGCACGCCGGCGGCATCGCGGCGCTGCACTCGCCACGCACCGCGATCACCGACTACCCGGCGATCGCAAGGGAGTTCGCCAAGGACATCGAGGCCTCCGGCGGCGAGGTGAAGCTCGGATTCCCGGTCACGTCCATCACCAATGTGCCCGGCGGCATCGAGGTCGCCTCGGGTCAACTACGCGTCCGCGTCGACCGGTTGATCCTCTGCGCCGGCCTCCACTCGGACGCCGTGGCGAAGCTGGCGCAGGACACGAGGGAACCGAGGATCGTCCCGTTCCGGGGCGAGTACATGCTCCTCAGGCCGGAGCGCACGAACCTCGTGCGCGGGCTCATCTACCCGGTGCCGGACCCCCGTTACCCCTTCCTCGGCGTGCACTTCACCCCGCGGGTCGACGGCAGCGTCGAGGTCGGCCCGAACGCCGTCCTGGCCCTGGCCAGGGAGGGTTACAAGCTCAGCCGTTTCTCCCTGAAGGACCTCGCCGGACTCGCCGCGTACCCGGGCTCCTGGAAGATGGCCGCCCAGCACTGGCGGACCGGCATCAAGGAGTACCGCGGCTCGCTGTCCGCGAAGGCCTTCATGAAGGACGCCAAGCTGTACGTCCCCGGTGTCGGCGTCTCCGACGTCGTACGCGGCGGGGCAGGCGTCCGCGCCCAGGCACTGGACCCCGACGGCACCCTCGTGGACGACTTCCGCATCCATCAGGTGGGCCGGATCACCGCCGTGCGCAACGCGCCCTCGCCGGCCGCAACGGCGTCCATGGCGATCGCCGAGCACATCGTGGGCGCCGTGTTCGACACCCCGTCCGCACACTGA
- a CDS encoding thiamine pyrophosphate-dependent enzyme: MTDTNNTPGADGGDALVTAFNAVGADYIFCSSGSEWAPVWESLARRHRDGLPCPQYLDLTHETVAVGMATGYGLVKRRPQGVLLHAAPGLLQGSMAVHGALLAGVPMVVSSSESTTYGDGPGQDPGGQWYRNLSVVGGPHQIAQPFTKWSNEAASVHTLPTMVTRAAELAWRAPAGPAYLNVPLEILLEEWDGREAKPIVRPGSTHSSPEEVDPVAQLIREATNPVIVTETAGREAGGFEALVAFAEAWNIPVVEPDSAVCGNFPRTHPLHAGSDIGPWMDEADLILLVNCRAPFYPPSRRPSKATIVVIDEVPQRPHVVYQVLFADTYLEGNVTNTLRQLTKRAKDVDAGAVAVRRAAQEQRHADEQAAIATAEAKAAQAEGVDPVLVAATLRRLLDGQGGIVVDETITHSRVVKRHVQTADPDSYFYVQGGLGQGIAVALGVKLAARERPVVLTIGDGAFTYNPVIPSYDASNAYELPLLIVVFNNRVYKSMNMNHRRFYPEGAAADTGEWLGTDLHRLPRLAAFAEPFGMHTETVDAPEALAPALERALKAVAEGTTAVVDVLVTR, encoded by the coding sequence ATGACCGACACCAACAACACCCCCGGCGCCGACGGCGGCGACGCTCTCGTCACCGCCTTCAACGCCGTCGGCGCCGACTACATCTTCTGTTCGTCGGGATCCGAGTGGGCCCCCGTCTGGGAGTCCCTGGCCCGCCGCCACCGCGACGGACTGCCCTGCCCGCAGTACCTGGACCTGACCCACGAGACCGTCGCCGTCGGCATGGCCACCGGCTACGGACTCGTCAAGCGCCGCCCGCAGGGCGTACTCCTGCACGCGGCCCCCGGTCTGCTCCAGGGCTCGATGGCCGTGCACGGGGCGCTGCTCGCGGGCGTCCCGATGGTGGTCAGCTCCTCGGAGTCCACCACCTACGGCGACGGCCCCGGCCAGGACCCCGGCGGCCAGTGGTACCGCAACCTCTCCGTCGTGGGCGGCCCGCACCAGATCGCCCAGCCCTTCACCAAGTGGTCCAACGAGGCCGCCAGCGTCCACACCCTTCCCACGATGGTGACGCGGGCGGCGGAACTGGCCTGGCGGGCCCCGGCGGGACCGGCGTACCTGAACGTCCCGCTGGAGATCCTGCTGGAGGAGTGGGACGGGCGCGAGGCCAAGCCGATCGTGCGGCCCGGCTCGACGCACAGTTCGCCCGAAGAGGTCGACCCTGTCGCCCAGTTGATCCGCGAGGCGACGAACCCGGTCATCGTCACGGAGACGGCGGGCCGTGAGGCGGGCGGTTTCGAGGCGCTCGTCGCCTTCGCCGAGGCGTGGAACATCCCGGTCGTCGAGCCCGACTCGGCGGTCTGCGGCAACTTCCCGCGCACCCACCCGCTGCACGCCGGCAGCGACATCGGCCCGTGGATGGACGAGGCGGACCTGATTCTTCTGGTCAACTGCCGTGCTCCCTTCTACCCGCCGTCGCGCCGGCCCTCCAAGGCGACGATCGTCGTCATCGACGAGGTGCCGCAGCGCCCGCACGTCGTCTACCAAGTCCTGTTCGCCGACACGTACTTGGAAGGCAACGTCACCAACACCCTGCGCCAACTGACCAAGCGGGCAAAGGACGTTGACGCGGGAGCCGTAGCGGTACGCCGTGCGGCCCAGGAACAGCGGCACGCCGACGAGCAGGCCGCCATCGCCACCGCGGAGGCAAAGGCGGCGCAGGCGGAGGGCGTTGACCCGGTCCTCGTCGCCGCGACTCTGCGCAGACTGCTGGACGGCCAGGGCGGAATCGTCGTCGACGAGACCATCACGCACAGCCGTGTCGTCAAGCGCCATGTCCAGACCGCCGACCCCGACTCGTACTTCTACGTCCAGGGCGGTCTCGGTCAGGGCATCGCGGTCGCGCTCGGCGTCAAACTCGCCGCGCGGGAACGCCCGGTGGTGCTCACCATCGGCGACGGCGCGTTCACCTACAACCCGGTGATCCCGTCGTACGACGCGTCCAACGCCTACGAACTCCCGTTGCTGATCGTGGTGTTCAACAACCGCGTCTACAAGTCGATGAACATGAACCACCGCAGGTTCTACCCCGAGGGCGCCGCCGCCGACACCGGTGAGTGGCTCGGCACCGATCTGCACCGGCTGCCCCGACTCGCCGCGTTCGCCGAGCCGTTCGGGATGCACACCGAGACCGTCGACGCACCCGAGGCCCTCGCCCCCGCGCTGGAGCGTGCGCTCAAGGCCGTGGCGGAGGGCACCACCGCCGTCGTCGACGTGCTCGTCACCCGCTGA
- a CDS encoding amidohydrolase family protein: MFVVDTQIHIWKEETPDRPWVPGARERIRLNGHREDPFSYEEALELMDEAGVNRALILPPSWEGDRIDYALEACEAHPDRFGIMARIPQNKPEEGKAMLADFAQNPHVKGTRLTFHRPQDRNWMIDGTNDWYWPIAEELRVPTMVHAPIWKRELGEIAAKHPELKIIIDHMGIMARCVDDAIGYWVSETADLAAHPNIYVKLSALPGYSTQPFPNNNIQKYVREMVDKMGPQRCFYGTDITRLLGHGITYTDTIEQFTKHWDFTPEELEWIMGRGISEVLNWPIEG, translated from the coding sequence ATGTTCGTTGTCGACACGCAGATCCACATCTGGAAGGAAGAGACCCCGGACCGCCCCTGGGTCCCGGGCGCGCGGGAGCGCATCCGCCTCAACGGACACCGCGAGGACCCCTTCTCCTACGAAGAGGCCCTGGAGCTGATGGACGAGGCCGGCGTCAACCGGGCCCTGATCCTGCCGCCGTCCTGGGAGGGCGACCGCATCGACTACGCCCTGGAGGCCTGCGAGGCGCACCCGGACCGCTTCGGCATCATGGCGCGCATCCCGCAGAACAAGCCCGAAGAGGGCAAGGCGATGCTGGCGGACTTCGCGCAGAACCCGCATGTGAAGGGCACGCGCCTCACCTTCCACCGGCCGCAGGACCGCAACTGGATGATCGACGGCACCAACGACTGGTACTGGCCGATCGCCGAGGAGCTGCGCGTCCCGACGATGGTCCACGCGCCCATCTGGAAGCGGGAGTTGGGCGAGATCGCCGCCAAGCACCCCGAGCTGAAGATCATCATCGACCACATGGGCATCATGGCCCGCTGCGTCGACGACGCGATCGGCTACTGGGTCTCGGAGACCGCCGACCTGGCCGCGCACCCGAACATCTACGTGAAGCTCTCGGCGCTCCCGGGCTACTCCACTCAGCCGTTCCCGAACAACAACATCCAGAAGTACGTCCGCGAGATGGTCGACAAGATGGGCCCGCAGCGCTGCTTCTACGGCACCGACATCACCCGCCTGCTCGGCCACGGCATCACCTACACCGACACGATCGAGCAGTTCACCAAGCACTGGGACTTCACGCCCGAGGAGCTTGAATGGATCATGGGCCGCGGTATCTCCGAGGTCCTGAACTGGCCGATCGAGGGCTGA